The Bacteroidota bacterium genome contains the following window.
TGCACAATACGGCGGCCAGGAGGCCATGGTGATTTTTGACGACGTGTTCATCCCCAACCAATACATTTTTATGGATGGTGAATACACCTTTGCCTCCATGCTTGTTGAGCGGTTCACTACGTACCACCGCAGGAGCTATGTGTGCAAAAGTGGTGTCGGCGATGTGCTGATTGGTGCTGCTGCCACGGTGGCGGAATACAATGGCATTACACGGGCATCACATATCAAAGACAAGCTGGTTGAAATGACTCATTTGAACGAAACGGTCTATGCCAGTGGTATTGCCTCCTCGTATCAAGGCCACGAGACAAAGTCTGGCGCGTATATCTGCGATGATATGCTGTCCAATGTATGTAAACACCATGTGACCAAAATGCCGTATGAAATAGGTCGGCTCGCGCAGGATTTAGCAGGTGGATTGGTGGCGACCATGCCATCGGAAAAAGAACTGGATCACCCTAAAATTGGCGCACTGGTTAAAAAGTACCTGAAAGGCAAAGCGGACGTCCCAACAGAAGACCGGATGCGCATCCTGCGCCTCATCGAAAACATGACCCTCGGTAGGAACGCAGTGGGGTATCTGACTGAATCACTACACGGCGCCGGCTCCCCCCAGGCCCAGCGGATCCAAATTGGCCGGCAAATGCAACTGGAATACAAAAAAAGACTTGCGCAAGTACTGGCCGGCATCGAAGGACGGGACACCCTTATCGAGGAAATGACGGGCTATTTTGCACGCGTATTTGCCCTGCCCGGCGCAGCTGATGATTCGTAGTTGTCATGTTGCTACACCAATCACCTGATAAATTCTCCGGGAGCTTCAGGCCGATAAGGCCGGACAAAATCGAGCGCCAGTAACGCTGCCGGCGTATAGCCGCTATATCGCTTTACTTCTTTGATAAAGTGGTTCTGGTCGTAATAGCCATACTTTACGACATAATCAAACCAGTCGTGGCTTGTCCCTGTTGCGATCTCTTCCATCACATGTCTGAACCTGTTTAGCATCAGGAATTGTTTGGGTGACATGGCTGTTTCCTTTTTGAAATACCGCTCAAGCGAAGAGCAGGAAAAACCCGCGTGTTGTCGTAGTTCAGCCACTGACATAGCCGGACTCATTTCATCCCCTAAATCTGCCAACAGTCCATTCTTGCGCGCATCAAGCTGGTGCTTAAACCACGAATCAAGGATCTCTACCAGATGTCCCCCCTGGGTGGCAAACAGGGATTCACTTAGTATCTCGAGTGGAGCGCCAAACAATGCGGATGCAGAAACGATGGGTTGATGTATTAGTTGTTTTGCCGTGGCGCCGCAAAAAGGAAGCACTGCGGCCAACCCAAGCGGTTTAAATTTTACCAGGACCACCCGCTCTATTTTCTGGGGATCTACGATGATGCGTTCATCTACAAACGGAAACAATACGCTTCCCCGAATGATATGGCTTCGGCCTTTATATGACACCTGCAGTGATCCTTGCAGGCCAATTAGTAACTCTGGGCAAAGTGAAGGGAAGTCTACAAGCGCCGCTTTTGCCTGCGTGAAAGGGTCTACATTGTCAACCACCCAGTAGTAGTTGATGTAGGGCTTAAGAACAGATTCTTGTGGATATAGCCGGCGCATCGTTACAGATTGATCAATAACAGCTTTTACAAGCATTGACGCGCCGAAGTTACAGGTCCCCCTATACCTTGTTTGGATTTGCTATCAAAGCGACAAATTTAAAGGAAGTTTGTTTTTGATCGATACGATACAGTAAAAGTGAAGTGTATTGTTAATCATGCCCATCTCTACAAAAAATCTAACGCCTGTTCATCTCAGTTTTGCTGTCCTTTACCCTATTCATGAGGCCATAGCGGAGATTCAGGTCAAAAAAGACATAGAGCTTTGCCTGCAATGTGTAGACGAGTTTCACGAAGCGCTTAGAAAATCTTTTGCAGGTCAGGTCGGCGTGCTTGTCAACCGGGTTCACCCTTACTCATACGACAGCAACGCGCAATTCAAAATAACAACCTCACCTCAAATTAAAGCCATTGGCATAGTGCACCATAACACAACCAGTTGGGTGGCCAGCCACACCATGCAGGAATTGCCACCAAACCGGGTGCGCAACATGCGAAATTTCTGGCAAAGAGATGATGCCATCGAATGGTTGCTCGGCGAAATGCAGCAGAAAGGATAAGGTCGAGTACCGTAGAGTCATACCCAACATGATTGGGTATCCACAGGGAGAGCAGGAAGCATCAGTGCACATTAGATAGCGCTTGCCATACCTGTAGATCTCTGGTCAAGCGCAGCATCATGGTGCGCCGACACACCAGAACCGCGTTCGCACTAAACGCTACTCAGCGACCAGAGCGCCCGTGCCTCTGATCTGATAGACTGTCATTGGGCCTTCCACGGAAGCAGGATCAAACGCCTCTCCTTTCTCTTCAGCCAGGTGCTCCATATACCCGATGGCCTCTTCATGGTCCATTTCTATCGCATAGACCTCCCCTTCTGCAACCGTCTGTTTGCCTTTGGATTCAGGTTTGAACACAATATCGCCATCTTTCACTTTTACGAGCAGTGCCTGATCGCCGTCTTCTGTTTCAACTTCCATCCAGCAACCCATCATCGGACACACGTCTTTCACACGGCCCTCGATCCGCACTGTTTTTCCGACATAAGCCGTTGGATTTGCAAGGATCTCAGCAATCGGTGTTGCTTCTTCAAGAGAAACGGCCTCGCCAAGAGGCTCCATTTCAGGGGGCTGCTCACAGCCTGCAGAGAGCAGAACAAAAGCGAGCAGGACAAAAGTGAGCAGGACAGACAATATTGATGTTTTCATATCGATAGCTTGTTGCAGTGCGAACACCAACTGGTACTGCCGTCCAATATCCTGGTTCGCATGTGATCGCGTACAATATAAGCTATTCCTGTCCAGAGTTCCCGAACCGCATGCCCTTCAAGACCTAATGACTTCATAAGGGGCCGGGAAATGCGGCATATCGCTCGGAAAGCCTTCCCCCACCGATTTGATCTCTTCATTGTGCAAGGCAGCCACAAACGCCTCCATTGACGTCCATTCGGCAATGTTTACATAGTGGAATTTAGCGTTCGGATCCATTGAACGGTGCAGTTTGGTACGCACATAACCTGGCTGCTTGCTGAAATAAGCAGCGTACCTGTCCCAAATAGCCAGGGCATCTGCTTCCCGGCCGGCAGGGACTTCTATCGGATTGATGATCGTTACGTTTTCAGACATGGAAGGTAGCCGCTATTTTCTTTGTTGTTGATGTGAAAGGAATTTGACACCTCCGTTGAGGGTCCTTTTTGGCAGAGTTGGCGCTATTGGGCCTTCTCTAATTCGCATTATTGATTAGATTGGATGTATTATACCATAGTCACTTTAATTTTGCAAGTGACTATTTCCAAATGGCATTGGTATTTAAAAGCACCATGAAAAAACCGGTTATCCAACGATCTCCATGTCCTATTTCGAGCACCTTAGATATACTCGGAGACAAGTGGACCTTGCTCATTGTGCGGGATATGCTGCGCAGCGACAAACATAGGTACGGAGATTTCCTTACATCGAAAGAAGGCATTCGGACCAATATTCTGGCCGACCGGTTACGCCGGCTCTGCGACCACAACATCGTAGAAAAGAAAGCCTACCAGGAAAACCCGCTACGTTATGAATACCACCTCACCCCCAAAGGAAAAGACCTCGCGCCGCTGGTAAATGCAGCCCTCACCTGGGGCCTCAAACACTTGCCCAATGTAAGTCTGCCCCCAACAAGCTGAATCTGTGTCCATTCTTTTGCTAAGAATCAACAACTAAAACATCGCCGAAACATGACAAGCCGCCTATTCATCCTCTTTCTTTTTGCCTTGCTGGGCTGCCAGCAGCCGGCCCCGCCTCCGTCACCTGTACAAGACACTGTTTGGGCCGTCGACCTCGTATCCACCTTACCCGGACAACAGGAAAACTATATAGCATCCATCAAATCCAATTGGGCCAATGCCAGGCGCATTGCAAAAGCGCGCAGTAGTGTGCGCTCTTACCGGGCATTTGCTGCTGCAAAAGATTCAACCCGTGGCTGGGATGTGATGCTGATGACGGAATATGCGGATTCTACCGCATGGAGCAACAGAGAGCCCATCTTTGAGGCGATCTTTGCGTCTGAAGAGTTTGTCTTCGTCGAGCCGGGAAGTCCGCCGGCAGAAATGCGGACATTCTTTGTGAGCGATGTAGCCATGAAGCACTTCGTAAACGAATAACGTTCTCCAGTTGCAGGAACACATCAATTGCGTTCGTCAACTAAATCCCGGATCTTAATAGTGCACTGACATCCTCCACCATTCAAATACGCAGAAATATGGAAGTCCAGGATCCTGAGTTGAAAAAGAAAAACACCCTGACGTGGGTGCTTATCGTAGGTGTGGGCATCGCAATGATTGCCTTGATGTGGGGCCTGAGCTAAAACCCGGACTTGTGTCCGGGCTTAGTAGCTCTGCCGCGTGCTAGCTGATCAGGTGTGCTAGCGGTACAAGCCTTACGCCGTTTTTATCCCCTACCGCCATTTTACCATTGCGGTTGCGAATTTCAGCGCCGCCCACCTCTCCGTTTTTGTTCAGGGCGTAAAATTTCACGTTGAATGCCGGCTTTCCGTTTTCATCTTGCAAACGACGCAGCTTGGTGTGCTCGGCGATGCGTTCACATGCTGCAAGGCAGGCCTGTTGTGGGCTATCGCCCATCCGCATACGCTCTACAATTAGGAAGCTTGCGCAATTTTCGAGGTTGGCCTCACCGCGTCCTGTAGAGCCGGCTGCGCCTACTTCATTGTCACAATACAACCCAGCACCAATAATTGGGGAGTCCCCTACCCGACCCGGAATTTTGTACGAAAGTCCGCTTGTGGTTGTGACGCTGCTGATATTGCCTGCCAGGTCAATGCCAGAGCAATGGATGGTCCCCCAATGCTGCATTGCTTCCTGAAAAGTCGCCCCAATTTCATCATCATCCATGCTATGCGGCGGCAAGTAGTCATCGCGTGTCGACAGATTTTCCCGCCATTTCACCCATTCCCGGCGGGCAGCTTCCGTTAACAAATTTTCGATGGGAAAACCATGCATGGTGGCAAATTTTTGTGCGCCCTCTGCAACAAGCAATACATGGTCGGTGCGCTGCAACACCATCCGGGCAACTTTTGAAGGGTACATGATCCCTTCAAGGGCAGCTACTGCGCCGGCCCGGCCAGAAGGCCCGTGCATACAGGCAGAATCAAGCTGGACGATACCATCTGCATTGGGCAAGCCACCATAGCCTACAGTCATGTCAGCAGGGTCTTCTTCAACCAGATTTACCCCACCGATCACAGCATCCAGCGCATCAGCACCATTTTGAATGCGGCGCATGGCCTCAGCCACCGCCCCTCGCCCATTTGCGCTGGAGATCACCACGGGGCCTTCCAGTTTCAAAGGCAATTGTGCTGCTGAATCAGCCGGTAACCCGGCATCCAGAGGAGCAGTTGCGGGAAGCACAGACGCAGCCACACTGGCGATCGTGCCTTTTTTTAAGAATTCTCTGCGAGTAGAAGCGGTTCTATCGGTCATGATGCTGTTATGATTGGACAAACTACACTAATGCGTCATAAGTTTAGGCTCTAAGTTTAGGGAAAACACGCAACTAATTCGACATGGCATTAGGCAGGCTACACGTACTGACCGATTTTCTTTTTCAGCAGACCCATTCTCACGAAGCGCTGGCTCAACTGGCCATCGAAGGCGGTGCAGATACCATCCAGTTTCGACAAAAAGCCGGCACCTTCCGCCACAAGCTTTACTCAGCACGCCGCACCGCTGCCGTTTGTGATGCAACGGGTACGCAATTAATTATTGATGACCACATTGATATCATGCAAGCCGTGGGTGCTGCAGGGGTGCATTTGGGCCGTACAGATTTCCCGGTTGATGAGGCTCGTCTTATCCTCGGTAAAGACAAATTGATAGGCGCCACTGCCAATTCGCTCAAAGAAGTGGAAGCCGGCGCTGCTGCTGGCGCTGACTATATCGGGTATGGACCCGTCTTTTATAGCGATTCAAAAGCCAACCTTGCTTCGGTTCAGGGACTGGACGGCCTCAAAAAGGCATGCAGCATGGTTGAGATCCCCGTCATTGCCATTGCCGGTATTACAGCAGACCGGGTTACAGAAGTGCTTGACGCCGGCGCTTATGGGGTTGCTATCATGTCGGCCATTAGCACAGCCGACAGTCCCCGTGAAGCCACGCGTCAATTCAGAGACGCAATTGACGCTTTTGTGGGTTAATACGCTCAGCAGTATCTGCGCCAGGATGCATTGCGTGCTCAATAGCCAGGCGTAGCGCAACAGCCTCAGGTGTTGCCGCTACTGCGTCTACCTGCCAGCCGGCTGCGCGAATGGCTTTAGCAGTTGTAGCGCCAATGGCTGCTTTTTTAACAGCCTCCCATCCGCCAGGCCACGTTTGCCGTACAATGTTGACCCCGGAGGGACTAAAAAAACCAACCCAGTCTGGCGTGTTCAGTTTGTCCAGTGCTATGCCAGTTTGCGGCAACGTTTGATAGACTTCCAACTCAGAAAACGGAAGCCCAGCCTCGGTTAACAAAGCGGGCAATTCAGGACGGCGCAAGTTACCCGACAGAAAGAGCCACCGCTTCTTTGGTTGCATGGCTATAACATGGCGTGCAACGCCTCTGGCATCTGCTTCGGAAGAAACCATGGGTGTAACACCAATTTCAGTAAGCGCAGCGGCTGTCCGTTTTCCGGTACAAACAATGTCGACCTGCTTGCAAAAAGCCATCGATGCAGCATCTTGGTGGCATACGTGGGCAAGCGCAGTCGCAGCGCGAGGGCTTGTGATTATAAGGCCCCCGACGCCCGTCTCCCACGACAATTTGCTTTCTAACGCCTGCTGGTTGACGAACATGAAGTCCAGCACGGGCATATGAACCACAGACCACCCGCCGTCTTCAAATTCGGACAAAAACTGGTCGTTGGCAGTTGTAGATCTGAAGAGTATGAGGGCAGGTTTGGGCACGGCTTCAGGGTGCTAGCTTATTTGCTGGTCGAGGTACCAGGAACGTACACCTTACAGCTTTACAAGCTGCAATATTTCGCCGGCGCCTTCCGCGAGTAACTGGGTAGCCAACAAGGTGCCGGCTTCTTCCGGGTGCGCAGGATTCACTTCTATCGCGCCTTTCACAACTTCGCGTCCATCCATTGAAGCAACAAGCCCCTCCAAATTGAGGACACCATCTTCATTCCAATGCGCAAAGCCACCTACGGGTACATGGCAACTGCCTTCGAGACACTTAAGAAATGCACGTTCTGCACGCACTGCAGCTGCGGTCTGTGCATCATGCAGGTGCGTTGCCAGGAGTTGGGCAATATCAGCATGCGCTTCTGCACAGACGATACCAAGCGCGCCCTGTCCTACTGCCGGCAACATCAATTGCCTGTCAAAAATGGTATGAATCCGATCCGCAAATCCAATCCGAATTAACCCGGCTGCGGCGAGTACGATGCCATGCCAGTTGCTCGCATCCAGTTTGGCGAGGCGTGTATCTACGTTCCCACGAACAGGAATAACCTGCAGGTCGGGACGCCAGGCCTTTAGCTGGGCTGTACGGCGAAGTGACGAGGTTGCAATAATTGC
Protein-coding sequences here:
- a CDS encoding 4-hydroxyphenylacetate 3-hydroxylase N-terminal domain-containing protein codes for the protein MGSALNSRITTGDEYIESLRGRGLEVYLFGEQVEEPVDHPMIRPSINALARTYDLAVEHPDMASTISPFTGERISRFLHVSTSTDDLVLQNKMQRRLGQLTGTCFQRCVGMDAVNSLHSVTFEIDEAHQTPYHQRFLNFLEEMHRHNYVIGGAMTDVKGDRSLAPHAQADPDVFVHISRRTDEGVYIRGAKAHQTGCINSHWMIVMPTMRLGEQDTDFAIVGALPVDTPGITYIYGRQSCDTRSMEGGSIDVGNAQYGGQEAMVIFDDVFIPNQYIFMDGEYTFASMLVERFTTYHRRSYVCKSGVGDVLIGAAATVAEYNGITRASHIKDKLVEMTHLNETVYASGIASSYQGHETKSGAYICDDMLSNVCKHHVTKMPYEIGRLAQDLAGGLVATMPSEKELDHPKIGALVKKYLKGKADVPTEDRMRILRLIENMTLGRNAVGYLTESLHGAGSPQAQRIQIGRQMQLEYKKRLAQVLAGIEGRDTLIEEMTGYFARVFALPGAADDS
- a CDS encoding antibiotic biosynthesis monooxygenase family protein — its product is MSENVTIINPIEVPAGREADALAIWDRYAAYFSKQPGYVRTKLHRSMDPNAKFHYVNIAEWTSMEAFVAALHNEEIKSVGEGFPSDMPHFPAPYEVIRS
- a CDS encoding helix-turn-helix domain-containing protein translates to MLVKAVIDQSVTMRRLYPQESVLKPYINYYWVVDNVDPFTQAKAALVDFPSLCPELLIGLQGSLQVSYKGRSHIIRGSVLFPFVDERIIVDPQKIERVVLVKFKPLGLAAVLPFCGATAKQLIHQPIVSASALFGAPLEILSESLFATQGGHLVEILDSWFKHQLDARKNGLLADLGDEMSPAMSVAELRQHAGFSCSSLERYFKKETAMSPKQFLMLNRFRHVMEEIATGTSHDWFDYVVKYGYYDQNHFIKEVKRYSGYTPAALLALDFVRPYRPEAPGEFIR
- a CDS encoding N(4)-(beta-N-acetylglucosaminyl)-L-asparaginase; the protein is MTDRTASTRREFLKKGTIASVAASVLPATAPLDAGLPADSAAQLPLKLEGPVVISSANGRGAVAEAMRRIQNGADALDAVIGGVNLVEEDPADMTVGYGGLPNADGIVQLDSACMHGPSGRAGAVAALEGIMYPSKVARMVLQRTDHVLLVAEGAQKFATMHGFPIENLLTEAARREWVKWRENLSTRDDYLPPHSMDDDEIGATFQEAMQHWGTIHCSGIDLAGNISSVTTTSGLSYKIPGRVGDSPIIGAGLYCDNEVGAAGSTGRGEANLENCASFLIVERMRMGDSPQQACLAACERIAEHTKLRRLQDENGKPAFNVKFYALNKNGEVGGAEIRNRNGKMAVGDKNGVRLVPLAHLIS
- the thiE gene encoding thiamine phosphate synthase — its product is MALGRLHVLTDFLFQQTHSHEALAQLAIEGGADTIQFRQKAGTFRHKLYSARRTAAVCDATGTQLIIDDHIDIMQAVGAAGVHLGRTDFPVDEARLILGKDKLIGATANSLKEVEAGAAAGADYIGYGPVFYSDSKANLASVQGLDGLKKACSMVEIPVIAIAGITADRVTEVLDAGAYGVAIMSAISTADSPREATRQFRDAIDAFVG
- a CDS encoding uroporphyrinogen-III synthase, with the translated sequence MPKPALILFRSTTANDQFLSEFEDGGWSVVHMPVLDFMFVNQQALESKLSWETGVGGLIITSPRAATALAHVCHQDAASMAFCKQVDIVCTGKRTAAALTEIGVTPMVSSEADARGVARHVIAMQPKKRWLFLSGNLRRPELPALLTEAGLPFSELEVYQTLPQTGIALDKLNTPDWVGFFSPSGVNIVRQTWPGGWEAVKKAAIGATTAKAIRAAGWQVDAVAATPEAVALRLAIEHAMHPGADTAERINPQKRQLRL
- a CDS encoding helix-turn-helix domain-containing protein; its protein translation is MKKPVIQRSPCPISSTLDILGDKWTLLIVRDMLRSDKHRYGDFLTSKEGIRTNILADRLRRLCDHNIVEKKAYQENPLRYEYHLTPKGKDLAPLVNAALTWGLKHLPNVSLPPTS
- a CDS encoding DUF4920 domain-containing protein produces the protein MKTSILSVLLTFVLLAFVLLSAGCEQPPEMEPLGEAVSLEEATPIAEILANPTAYVGKTVRIEGRVKDVCPMMGCWMEVETEDGDQALLVKVKDGDIVFKPESKGKQTVAEGEVYAIEMDHEEAIGYMEHLAEEKGEAFDPASVEGPMTVYQIRGTGALVAE
- the hemC gene encoding hydroxymethylbilane synthase — protein: MSLLSQQKPSFTLGTRGSALALWQADHVQGLLEGAGFSVTQERIVTRGDKILDKPLALIEGKSLFTKELDVALIEGRIDLAVHSLKDLPSELPQGLTLAAISPRENPHDAFVAHPAYNGTLEGLPEGAIIATSSLRRTAQLKAWRPDLQVIPVRGNVDTRLAKLDASNWHGIVLAAAGLIRIGFADRIHTIFDRQLMLPAVGQGALGIVCAEAHADIAQLLATHLHDAQTAAAVRAERAFLKCLEGSCHVPVGGFAHWNEDGVLNLEGLVASMDGREVVKGAIEVNPAHPEEAGTLLATQLLAEGAGEILQLVKL